A region of Photobacterium sanguinicancri DNA encodes the following proteins:
- the tusA gene encoding sulfurtransferase TusA, producing the protein MTAIFDNPTHSLEAQGLRCPEPVMMVRKTVRKMTEGETLLIIADDPSTTRDIPSFCRFMDHTLVASEIDNLPYRFLIRKGSEK; encoded by the coding sequence ATGACTGCTATTTTTGACAACCCAACTCACAGCTTGGAAGCACAGGGGCTTCGTTGCCCAGAACCAGTAATGATGGTACGCAAAACAGTAAGGAAGATGACTGAAGGCGAAACCCTATTAATCATTGCTGATGATCCCTCTACCACGCGTGATATCCCAAGCTTTTGTCGCTTTATGGATCACACCTTAGTGGCATCGGAAATCGACAACCTGCCTTACCGTTTTCTCATTCGCAAAGGCAGCGAAAAGTAA
- the fadA gene encoding acetyl-CoA C-acyltransferase FadA has translation MNNAVIVDCIRTPMGRSKAGAFRHVRAEDLSAHLMKGLLSRNPQVDPTQIEDIYWGCVQQTLEQGFNIGRNAALIAGIPHTVGATTVNRLCGSSMQALHDATRAIMVGDAETCIIGGVEHMGHVPMNHGVDFHPGMSKSVARAAGMMGLTAEMLGRMHGISREMQDEFAARSHRLAYAATVEGRFKNEILPIEGHDENGALKLFDYDEVIRPETTVEGLAGLRPVFDPVNGTVTAGTSSALSDGASAMLVMSEDRAKALGLTIRARVKSMAVAGCDPSIMGYGPVPATQKALKRAGLNISDIGMIELNEAFAAQSLPCAKDLDLLDKVEEKVNLNGGAIALGHPLGCSGSRISTTLINLMEHRDVQFGLATMCIGLGQGIATIFERVE, from the coding sequence ATGAACAACGCTGTTATTGTAGATTGTATCCGTACCCCGATGGGACGTTCGAAAGCGGGTGCATTTAGGCATGTCCGTGCTGAAGATTTATCTGCACACTTAATGAAGGGCTTATTAAGCCGCAACCCACAAGTTGACCCCACTCAAATCGAAGATATTTACTGGGGTTGTGTCCAACAAACCCTAGAGCAAGGTTTTAATATTGGCCGTAACGCAGCCTTAATCGCAGGGATCCCACACACTGTAGGCGCAACCACCGTTAACCGCTTATGTGGTTCATCGATGCAAGCACTGCATGATGCAACCCGCGCGATCATGGTCGGCGATGCTGAAACCTGCATTATTGGGGGGGTTGAACACATGGGCCATGTACCGATGAACCATGGCGTGGATTTCCATCCAGGCATGTCCAAATCAGTCGCTAGAGCGGCAGGCATGATGGGACTAACGGCTGAAATGCTTGGTCGTATGCACGGTATTAGCCGTGAGATGCAAGATGAGTTTGCTGCACGATCGCATCGCTTGGCCTACGCTGCAACGGTTGAAGGGCGCTTCAAAAATGAAATATTACCGATTGAAGGCCACGATGAAAACGGTGCGCTCAAACTGTTTGATTATGATGAAGTGATACGCCCAGAAACAACCGTTGAAGGGTTGGCTGGATTACGCCCAGTCTTTGATCCTGTCAATGGTACTGTCACCGCAGGGACTTCATCTGCACTCTCCGACGGTGCATCGGCCATGCTAGTAATGAGCGAGGATCGTGCCAAAGCGCTCGGTTTAACGATTCGTGCAAGAGTGAAATCGATGGCGGTTGCTGGCTGCGATCCATCCATCATGGGTTACGGCCCTGTTCCTGCGACCCAAAAAGCGTTAAAACGAGCAGGCCTCAATATCAGTGATATTGGGATGATCGAACTCAACGAAGCCTTCGCCGCTCAATCACTCCCGTGTGCTAAAGATCTCGACTTGCTTGATAAAGTAGAAGAGAAAGTGAACCTCAATGGCGGTGCTATCGCGCTAGGCCATCCACTCGGCTGTTCAGGGTCACGGATCTCGACCACCTTGATTAACCTGATGGAGCATCGCGATGTGCAATTTGGCCTCGCCACTATGTGTATCGGTTTAGGCCAAGGGATCGCGACTATCTTTGAGCGGGTTGAATAA
- a CDS encoding TrkH family potassium uptake protein produces MQFRSIIRIVGLLLALFSVTMLVPAMVALFYRDGAGFPFVVTFFLLLMGGAVLWLPNRRHRHELKARDGFLIVVLFWTVIGSAGAVPFLLSKTPDLSVTDAFFESFSALTTTGATVIVGLDDLPKAILFYRQLLQWFGGMGIIVLAVAILPVLGIGGMQLYRAEIPGPVKDSKMTPRIAETAKTLWYIYLALTVSCAFAFWMAGMTPFDAVSHSFSTIAIGGFSTHDASMGYFNSPTINMITVVFLLISACNFSLHFAAFANGGVNLRTYWRDPEFRAFFGAQFILLAICFGMLLKHHSYDSYYDAFDQALFQTVSISTTAGFTTTSFSEWPLFLPVLLLFSSFVGGCAGSTGGGMKVIRMLLLFLQGVRELKRLVHPRAVYTIKVGNKALPQRVVDAVWGFFSAYALVFVVCMLALIATGIDELTAFSAVAATLNNLGPGLGEVAVHFGEVNSAAKWILIIAMLFGRLEVFTLLVLFTPTFWRN; encoded by the coding sequence ATGCAGTTTCGTTCAATCATAAGAATCGTCGGGCTTTTGCTCGCCTTGTTCAGTGTTACTATGCTAGTGCCTGCGATGGTGGCATTATTTTATCGTGATGGTGCCGGTTTCCCTTTCGTGGTGACTTTTTTCCTTCTATTAATGGGGGGCGCTGTTTTATGGTTGCCAAACCGTCGACATCGCCATGAATTAAAAGCTCGTGATGGCTTTTTGATTGTTGTCCTATTCTGGACGGTAATCGGTAGCGCAGGTGCGGTGCCTTTCTTGCTATCGAAAACCCCAGACCTATCTGTAACTGATGCCTTTTTTGAATCGTTTTCTGCCCTAACTACAACGGGGGCGACGGTGATCGTCGGATTGGATGATTTACCGAAAGCGATTTTATTTTATCGCCAGTTATTACAGTGGTTTGGTGGGATGGGGATCATTGTATTAGCAGTCGCGATTTTACCAGTGCTCGGTATCGGTGGCATGCAGCTATATCGTGCGGAAATTCCTGGTCCAGTTAAAGATTCAAAGATGACGCCGCGGATTGCCGAAACGGCTAAAACCTTGTGGTATATCTATCTGGCATTAACGGTCAGTTGTGCGTTCGCTTTCTGGATGGCGGGGATGACGCCTTTTGATGCGGTCTCACACAGTTTCTCGACCATCGCAATTGGTGGTTTCTCTACCCACGATGCCAGCATGGGGTATTTTAATAGTCCAACCATTAACATGATCACCGTTGTCTTCCTGTTGATATCGGCGTGTAATTTTTCACTTCACTTTGCTGCTTTTGCCAATGGCGGGGTGAATTTACGGACTTATTGGCGTGATCCTGAATTTCGTGCTTTCTTCGGCGCCCAATTTATCTTGCTGGCGATTTGCTTTGGCATGTTATTGAAGCATCACTCGTATGACTCTTATTATGATGCGTTTGATCAGGCGCTGTTTCAGACGGTCTCTATTTCGACAACAGCAGGTTTTACCACGACCAGTTTTTCCGAGTGGCCACTTTTCTTACCTGTCTTATTACTGTTTTCCTCTTTTGTAGGCGGCTGTGCTGGCTCGACCGGCGGCGGCATGAAAGTGATACGAATGTTGCTTCTCTTCTTACAAGGGGTGCGTGAACTTAAGCGCTTGGTACACCCACGTGCGGTTTACACTATTAAAGTGGGTAACAAAGCATTGCCTCAACGTGTGGTTGACGCAGTGTGGGGATTTTTCTCGGCATACGCTCTGGTGTTTGTGGTGTGTATGCTGGCATTGATTGCGACGGGTATTGATGAATTGACGGCATTTTCAGCTGTTGCTGCGACGCTGAATAATTTAGGTCCAGGACTTGGCGAAGTTGCAGTACATTTTGGAGAAGTGAATTCAGCTGCTAAGTGGATACTGATCATTGCGATGTTATTTGGTCGCCTTGAGGTCTTCACATTATTAGTCTTATTTACACCAACATTCTGGCGAAACTAA
- the hemG gene encoding menaquinone-dependent protoporphyrinogen IX dehydrogenase: MEQVLLLHSSTDGQTIKILDYIKRELGQDCECTLQDLNCLPEIEWQKYDRVLIGAAVRYGHLSKKLYQFIEKNLQALEQYKVAFFCVNLTARKEGKNTPETSAYMKKFLLKSPWCPSLQAVFAGALRYPRYNLFDRTMIQLIMRITGGETDTSKEVEYTDWAAVSRFTTTFKQF, translated from the coding sequence GTGGAACAGGTTTTATTACTGCACTCGAGTACGGATGGTCAGACGATTAAGATTCTTGACTATATAAAGAGGGAATTGGGTCAGGATTGTGAATGTACGCTTCAAGACCTCAATTGTTTGCCTGAGATTGAATGGCAGAAGTATGACCGTGTTTTGATCGGTGCGGCCGTTCGATATGGCCACTTAAGCAAGAAGCTATACCAATTTATTGAAAAGAACCTTCAAGCTTTAGAACAATACAAAGTTGCTTTTTTCTGTGTAAACCTGACAGCGCGTAAAGAAGGGAAGAACACACCAGAAACCAGTGCGTATATGAAAAAGTTCTTACTGAAGTCACCCTGGTGCCCAAGCTTACAAGCTGTATTTGCTGGCGCCTTACGTTATCCACGCTATAACTTGTTCGATCGCACTATGATTCAGCTCATTATGCGTATAACTGGCGGTGAAACGGATACCAGTAAAGAAGTTGAATATACAGATTGGGCCGCTGTTTCTCGGTTTACCACGACTTTTAAACAGTTTTAG
- a CDS encoding LysR family transcriptional regulator: MELEEVYRRDLNLLVALKVLLEEGSVSRAAVRLNLSQSAMSRVLGRLRELLSDPLFTRQGQHLLPTQRALELSEALNDPLEALRILLTPNDFQPVLCDQHFVIATTDYAMQTILPFALPRIYEEAPNISLEFAPLQHDHLLTQLTSDGCDMAICRPTGPVEPLCKDSLGLVSVFCLLSRNHPLADKVLTLDDYLTSPHAMIAISDGVKALIDEALRGYPERKMVLRAYHLEAALTIVDKMPLMITVPADLAYLVAERHDLVVKPLPFKFEPFDYSLIWHPRCEHSASQIWLRNLIQEECGKLIAKRIRDMGLA, from the coding sequence ATGGAGCTGGAAGAAGTTTATCGTCGCGATCTCAATCTGCTGGTGGCACTGAAGGTCTTACTGGAAGAAGGCAGTGTCAGTCGGGCCGCAGTACGGTTGAATTTAAGTCAGTCGGCAATGAGTCGGGTGCTTGGCCGTTTACGTGAACTTTTATCTGATCCGCTTTTTACTCGCCAAGGGCAACACTTGCTGCCGACGCAGCGTGCGCTCGAATTGAGTGAAGCTTTAAACGATCCACTTGAAGCATTACGTATCCTACTTACCCCGAATGACTTTCAGCCTGTGTTGTGCGATCAGCACTTTGTAATCGCCACGACCGACTACGCGATGCAAACCATTTTGCCGTTTGCCTTGCCGCGTATTTATGAAGAAGCGCCGAATATTTCGTTAGAGTTTGCCCCATTGCAACATGATCACTTGCTGACGCAACTCACCTCTGACGGCTGTGATATGGCGATCTGCCGACCGACAGGGCCAGTAGAACCTTTGTGCAAAGACAGTTTGGGGTTAGTGAGTGTGTTTTGTTTGTTGTCACGGAATCATCCTTTGGCAGATAAAGTATTAACCTTGGATGATTACCTCACATCTCCCCATGCGATGATCGCGATCAGTGATGGAGTGAAAGCATTAATTGATGAGGCACTAAGGGGGTATCCCGAGCGTAAAATGGTATTACGGGCGTATCACTTGGAAGCCGCACTGACTATTGTCGATAAAATGCCACTGATGATCACAGTACCTGCGGATTTGGCGTACTTGGTGGCTGAAAGGCATGATTTAGTGGTGAAGCCATTACCCTTTAAATTTGAGCCGTTTGATTATTCATTGATTTGGCATCCAAGGTGTGAGCATTCTGCCTCGCAGATCTGGCTCCGCAACCTGATCCAAGAGGAGTGTGGCAAGCTTATCGCAAAGCGCATTCGCGATATGGGGTTAGCCTAA
- the fadB gene encoding fatty acid oxidation complex subunit alpha FadB: MIYQGETLSVDYLEDGIAELNLNAPSSVNKFDIKTLECFSEALNALYQQNDLKGLIVTSAKGAFVVGADITEFMGLFAKTEQELSQWLTRANDIFNKLEDLPVPTLSAINGHALGGGCECVLATDFRLADSTARIGLPETKLGIMPGFGGTVRLPRLIGADSAMEIITAGKDKKAPDALKLGLVDAVVAPDALRDNAIAMVKDAIAGKLNWQQRREQKKSPLLLNRTEAMMSFTMAKAMVAQVAGKHYPAPMAAVMTIEEAARMSRDDALVVENKHFVKLAKTDVAQALVGLFLNDQFIKGNAKQAAKAGKPTTKGAVLGAGIMGGGIAYQSALKGVPVLMKDIAEPSLELGMNEATKLLNKQLERGRIDGFKMAGIISSITPSLSYAGIEQADVIVEAVVENPKVKAAVLAEVEQHVSAETVVTSNTSTIPINLLAESLQRPENFCGMHFFNPVHRMPLVEIIRGEKTSDDTINRVVAYAAKMGKSPIVVNDCPGFFVNRVLFPYFAGFSMLLRDGADFAQVDKVMEKQFGWPMGPAYLLDVVGIDTAHHAQAVMAEGFPERMNKDYKDAVDVMFESGRFGQKNGKGFFSYSIDRKGKPKKARDPQVAELLSPVLGTAAEYSSEEIIARTMVPMINEVVRCLEENIIATPAEADMALVYGLGFPPFRGGVFRYLDTMGLAQYVAMADAYAHLGAIYQVPTGLRAKAEKGESYYAIDNASAPFNA, from the coding sequence ATGATTTACCAAGGTGAAACCCTATCCGTAGACTATCTGGAAGATGGTATTGCGGAGCTCAACCTCAACGCCCCTAGTAGTGTCAATAAATTTGATATCAAAACCCTTGAGTGCTTCAGCGAAGCGCTTAATGCCCTTTACCAACAAAACGACCTCAAAGGCCTGATTGTGACATCAGCCAAAGGTGCATTTGTGGTGGGTGCGGATATTACCGAATTTATGGGCTTATTCGCTAAGACAGAACAAGAACTGTCTCAATGGTTAACGCGTGCCAATGATATCTTTAATAAATTAGAAGACCTGCCCGTGCCAACACTTTCGGCTATTAATGGTCATGCACTCGGCGGCGGCTGTGAATGCGTGCTTGCAACGGATTTTCGCTTAGCCGATAGCACTGCACGCATAGGGTTACCTGAAACCAAGTTAGGGATCATGCCCGGCTTTGGTGGGACAGTACGCTTACCGCGTTTGATTGGTGCCGATTCGGCAATGGAAATCATCACCGCAGGTAAAGATAAAAAAGCACCAGATGCACTCAAACTAGGCCTAGTTGATGCGGTGGTTGCACCAGATGCATTGCGCGACAATGCGATAGCAATGGTCAAAGATGCCATTGCGGGTAAATTAAATTGGCAGCAACGCCGAGAACAAAAGAAATCCCCTCTTTTACTTAATCGCACCGAAGCCATGATGAGCTTTACTATGGCTAAAGCCATGGTGGCTCAAGTTGCAGGCAAACATTACCCCGCCCCAATGGCTGCGGTAATGACGATTGAAGAAGCGGCACGTATGTCGCGCGATGACGCCTTAGTTGTCGAAAACAAACACTTCGTTAAACTGGCAAAAACCGATGTTGCTCAGGCGCTAGTTGGATTATTCCTTAATGACCAATTTATTAAAGGTAATGCTAAACAAGCCGCCAAAGCGGGTAAGCCTACGACTAAAGGGGCGGTACTGGGCGCGGGCATCATGGGAGGCGGCATTGCTTATCAATCTGCCCTCAAAGGTGTGCCTGTATTAATGAAAGACATTGCGGAGCCATCGCTCGAACTGGGCATGAACGAAGCAACCAAGCTACTCAATAAACAGCTAGAACGCGGTCGTATCGACGGCTTTAAAATGGCAGGGATTATCTCCTCAATCACCCCAAGCCTAAGTTATGCCGGTATCGAGCAAGCCGATGTGATCGTCGAAGCCGTGGTTGAGAATCCAAAAGTAAAAGCAGCAGTACTGGCAGAAGTTGAGCAGCATGTCTCTGCAGAGACTGTGGTGACCTCCAATACCTCAACCATTCCAATCAACTTATTAGCAGAATCACTACAACGCCCTGAGAATTTCTGTGGCATGCACTTTTTCAACCCCGTGCACCGCATGCCTTTGGTTGAAATCATCCGTGGCGAAAAAACCTCAGACGACACCATCAACCGCGTTGTGGCTTACGCCGCCAAAATGGGTAAATCCCCTATCGTCGTTAACGACTGCCCCGGCTTCTTCGTCAACCGCGTACTCTTTCCTTACTTTGCAGGCTTTAGCATGTTGTTACGCGACGGCGCAGACTTTGCGCAAGTCGATAAGGTGATGGAGAAACAATTCGGTTGGCCAATGGGCCCGGCTTACTTGCTTGATGTCGTCGGTATTGATACCGCCCATCATGCCCAAGCCGTGATGGCAGAAGGTTTCCCTGAGCGCATGAACAAAGATTACAAAGATGCGGTTGATGTGATGTTCGAAAGCGGCCGGTTTGGCCAGAAAAACGGGAAAGGCTTCTTTAGCTACTCTATCGACCGCAAAGGCAAGCCGAAGAAAGCACGCGATCCTCAAGTAGCTGAATTACTGTCGCCTGTTTTGGGTACCGCGGCCGAATACAGTAGCGAAGAAATCATTGCACGCACCATGGTGCCAATGATCAACGAAGTCGTGCGTTGTTTAGAAGAAAACATTATTGCGACCCCAGCGGAAGCGGATATGGCGCTGGTATATGGCTTAGGTTTCCCACCTTTCCGTGGTGGTGTATTCCGCTACTTAGACACAATGGGATTAGCACAATACGTTGCAATGGCCGATGCGTATGCTCACCTTGGGGCAATTTACCAAGTGCCAACAGGCCTACGTGCAAAAGCGGAAAAAGGCGAAAGCTACTACGCTATCGACAACGCATCAGCACCATTTAACGCTTAA
- a CDS encoding YigZ family protein gives MTASEPYLIPAASASCEEEIKKSRFITYLAHTPTVEAAKAFVQQIKTQHADARHNCWAFVAGRPSDSMKWGFSDDGEPSGTAGKPILAQLTGSGVGELTAVVTRYSGGIKLGTGGLVKAYGGGVQQALTLLKTQEKVIMSEVEICCAYNQVSLVETLLAEHSGSTLTASYTENVHVMAEIDCRCVDAFCLALVNRSGGTLTAKTVER, from the coding sequence ATGACAGCTTCAGAACCGTATTTAATACCCGCGGCGAGTGCCTCGTGTGAAGAAGAAATCAAGAAAAGCCGTTTTATTACTTATCTTGCGCACACCCCTACGGTGGAAGCTGCCAAAGCCTTTGTGCAGCAGATCAAAACACAGCATGCTGATGCCCGTCATAATTGCTGGGCTTTTGTTGCTGGCAGGCCGTCAGATTCAATGAAATGGGGCTTTAGCGATGATGGCGAACCTTCCGGTACCGCGGGTAAACCCATACTAGCTCAACTAACGGGGTCTGGTGTCGGTGAGCTAACCGCAGTGGTGACACGGTATTCGGGTGGGATTAAATTAGGCACCGGTGGTTTAGTAAAAGCCTATGGTGGTGGCGTTCAGCAAGCATTAACGCTGCTGAAAACACAAGAGAAAGTCATCATGTCTGAGGTTGAGATCTGCTGTGCTTATAATCAAGTTTCGCTGGTGGAGACATTGCTTGCTGAGCATTCAGGTAGCACCTTGACCGCCAGTTACACCGAGAATGTGCATGTGATGGCCGAGATTGATTGTCGCTGTGTTGATGCTTTTTGTTTGGCTTTAGTCAATCGTAGTGGCGGCACCTTGACTGCCAAAACTGTCGAGCGTTAA
- the acuI gene encoding acrylyl-CoA reductase (NADPH), with product MFKALVLDQEDKKTIAGIRQLETDQLPEGDVLIDVDYSSLNYKDGLAITGKGRIVRQFPMVPGIDLAGKVVESTDDRYQAGDSVVLTGWGVGEGHWGGMAEKARLKADWLVPLPKKLDGKQAMMIGTAGLTAMLCVQAIVDAGVKPEAGEIIVTGASGGVGSVAVTLLTQLGYQVAAVTGRIEENGELLKQLGAGRIIERGEFEEPARPLEKQVWAGAVDTVGSKILAKVLAQMDYNGAVAACGLAGGFDLPTTVMPFILRNVRLQGVDSVSCPFEKRQQAWQRLEELLPASFYQQACREVALEEVPECAEAITRGQITGRVVIKL from the coding sequence ATGTTTAAGGCACTTGTTCTCGATCAGGAAGATAAAAAAACCATCGCGGGTATTCGTCAATTAGAGACGGATCAACTACCCGAAGGTGATGTTCTGATCGATGTAGATTACTCATCGCTAAACTACAAAGATGGCTTAGCAATCACAGGTAAAGGAAGAATTGTTCGTCAATTCCCAATGGTTCCTGGTATTGATTTAGCAGGTAAAGTGGTTGAATCTACCGATGATCGCTACCAAGCTGGCGACAGTGTGGTACTCACAGGCTGGGGTGTTGGTGAAGGTCACTGGGGTGGCATGGCAGAAAAAGCGCGTCTAAAAGCAGATTGGTTAGTACCACTGCCGAAAAAATTAGACGGCAAACAAGCCATGATGATCGGCACTGCAGGTCTAACCGCTATGTTGTGTGTACAGGCAATTGTTGATGCAGGCGTTAAACCAGAAGCGGGTGAGATCATTGTTACAGGTGCAAGCGGTGGTGTTGGTTCAGTTGCCGTCACACTACTCACTCAGTTGGGTTACCAAGTAGCAGCAGTCACAGGTCGTATCGAAGAAAATGGTGAGCTACTTAAACAGCTTGGTGCAGGCCGTATCATCGAACGTGGTGAATTTGAAGAACCCGCTCGTCCGCTTGAAAAACAAGTATGGGCTGGCGCTGTAGATACTGTTGGCAGCAAAATATTAGCAAAAGTATTGGCACAAATGGACTACAACGGTGCGGTTGCGGCGTGTGGCCTCGCCGGTGGTTTTGATTTACCAACAACAGTGATGCCATTCATTCTGCGTAACGTACGCCTACAAGGTGTTGATTCCGTATCTTGCCCGTTTGAAAAGCGCCAGCAAGCTTGGCAACGTTTGGAAGAATTATTACCAGCAAGCTTCTACCAACAAGCCTGCCGTGAAGTTGCACTAGAAGAAGTACCTGAGTGTGCAGAGGCAATCACTCGTGGCCAAATCACGGGTCGCGTCGTTATTAAGCTATAA